A genomic stretch from Scatophagus argus isolate fScaArg1 chromosome 19, fScaArg1.pri, whole genome shotgun sequence includes:
- the mpv17 gene encoding protein Mpv17 isoform X1 has product MAGLWRSYQALMTKHPWTVQIVTAGSLVGVGDVISQQLIERRGLARHNVRRTAKMMSIGFFFVGPVIGGWYKVLDRLVVGGTKSAAMKKMLLDQLCFAPGFLGAFLCISGALNGLTVEENVNKLKRDYTDALISNYYLWPPVQIANFYFVPLHHRLAVVQIVAVGWNSYLTWKANKIMPFNNSQEGPIHQFFCFYIPVINVLEVSDEKVKSYHLQAAMHCGLSRPLRVK; this is encoded by the exons ATGGCAGGCCTGTGGAGATCCTACCAGGCTTTGATGACCAAACACCCGTGGACGGTGCAGATAGTGACTGCCG GGTCCTTAGTGGGTGTCGGTGATGTCATCTCCCAGCAGCTGATTGAGAGAAGAGGATTGGCTCGTCACAACGTGCGGCGGACGGCCAAGATGATGAGTATCGGTTTCTTCTTCGTG ggTCCAGTGATCGGCGGCTGGTACAAAGTTCTCGACAGGCTCGTAGTCGGAGGAACCAAAAGTGCTGCCATGAAGAAAATGCTGTTGGACCAG ttGTGTTTTGCTCCGGGGTTCCTGGGAGCTTTTCTCTGCATCTCCGGCGCCTTGAACGGACTGACGGTGGAGGAGAACGTCAACAAGCTCAAGAGG GACTACACTGACGCCCTGATCTCAAACTACTAT cTTTGGCCTCCAGTCCAGATTGCCAATTTCTACTTCGTCCCCCTCCACCACAG GCTGGCTGTCGTTCAGATCGTCGCTGTTGGCTGGAACTCCTACCTGACCTGGAAGGCCAATAAGAT aatgccttttAACAACTCTCAGGAAGGGCCGATCCaccagtttttttgtttttacattcctGTCATAAATGTACTTGAAGTGAGTGATGAGAAAGTAAAGTCGTACCATCTGCAGGCTGCAATGCATTGTGGTCTGTCGAGGCCTCTGCGTGTGAAATAA
- the mpv17 gene encoding protein Mpv17 isoform X2, with the protein MAGLWRSYQALMTKHPWTVQIVTAGSLVGVGDVISQQLIERRGLARHNVRRTAKMMSIGFFFVGPVIGGWYKVLDRLVVGGTKSAAMKKMLLDQLCFAPGFLGAFLCISGALNGLTVEENVNKLKRDYTDALISNYYLWPPVQIANFYFVPLHHRLAVVQIVAVGWNSYLTWKANKILRRNEMNGSKAD; encoded by the exons ATGGCAGGCCTGTGGAGATCCTACCAGGCTTTGATGACCAAACACCCGTGGACGGTGCAGATAGTGACTGCCG GGTCCTTAGTGGGTGTCGGTGATGTCATCTCCCAGCAGCTGATTGAGAGAAGAGGATTGGCTCGTCACAACGTGCGGCGGACGGCCAAGATGATGAGTATCGGTTTCTTCTTCGTG ggTCCAGTGATCGGCGGCTGGTACAAAGTTCTCGACAGGCTCGTAGTCGGAGGAACCAAAAGTGCTGCCATGAAGAAAATGCTGTTGGACCAG ttGTGTTTTGCTCCGGGGTTCCTGGGAGCTTTTCTCTGCATCTCCGGCGCCTTGAACGGACTGACGGTGGAGGAGAACGTCAACAAGCTCAAGAGG GACTACACTGACGCCCTGATCTCAAACTACTAT cTTTGGCCTCCAGTCCAGATTGCCAATTTCTACTTCGTCCCCCTCCACCACAG GCTGGCTGTCGTTCAGATCGTCGCTGTTGGCTGGAACTCCTACCTGACCTGGAAGGCCAATAAGAT CCTCAGGAGGAATGAAATGAACGGATCTAAAGCCGACTGA
- the mpv17 gene encoding protein Mpv17 isoform X3, with protein sequence MAGLWRSYQALMTKHPWTVQIVTAGSLVGVGDVISQQLIERRGLARHNVRRTAKMMSIGFFFVGPVIGGWYKVLDRLVVGGTKSAAMKKMLLDQLCFAPGFLGAFLCISGALNGLTVEENVNKLKRDYTDALISNYYLWPPVQIANFYFVPLHHRLAVVQIVAVGWNSYLTWKANKM encoded by the exons ATGGCAGGCCTGTGGAGATCCTACCAGGCTTTGATGACCAAACACCCGTGGACGGTGCAGATAGTGACTGCCG GGTCCTTAGTGGGTGTCGGTGATGTCATCTCCCAGCAGCTGATTGAGAGAAGAGGATTGGCTCGTCACAACGTGCGGCGGACGGCCAAGATGATGAGTATCGGTTTCTTCTTCGTG ggTCCAGTGATCGGCGGCTGGTACAAAGTTCTCGACAGGCTCGTAGTCGGAGGAACCAAAAGTGCTGCCATGAAGAAAATGCTGTTGGACCAG ttGTGTTTTGCTCCGGGGTTCCTGGGAGCTTTTCTCTGCATCTCCGGCGCCTTGAACGGACTGACGGTGGAGGAGAACGTCAACAAGCTCAAGAGG GACTACACTGACGCCCTGATCTCAAACTACTAT cTTTGGCCTCCAGTCCAGATTGCCAATTTCTACTTCGTCCCCCTCCACCACAG GCTGGCTGTCGTTCAGATCGTCGCTGTTGGCTGGAACTCCTACCTGACCTGGAAGGCCAATAAGATGTGA
- the uts1 gene encoding urotensin 1: MKPVPLLLLLSSVLLSSHLRPAAGRPRILPGWLDGSGRLQAQQLDEVLLRAAAAGDRTAADLLGGNILRFLQRRNPDLLRLLPPEEESEEEEEAVRTTAQLLKRSDEPPLSIDLTFHLLRNMIQMAKMESQREQAQLNRKVLDEVGK; encoded by the coding sequence ATGAAGCCGGTGcccctgctcctgctcctctcctcgGTCCTCCTGTCGTCGCACCTCCGCCCCGCCGCCGGCAGACCGCGCATCCTCCCCGGCTGGCTGGATGGCAGCGGCCGCCTCCAGGCGCAGCAACTGGACGAAGTGCTCCTCAGAGCGGCCGCCGCCGGGGACAGGACGGCCGCAGATCTGCTGGGCGGCAACATCCTGAGGTTTCTCCAAAGAAGAAACCCGGACCTGCTGCGCCTGCTGccaccagaggaggagagcgaggaggaggaggaggctgtgaGGACCACGGCGCAGCTGTTGAAGCGGAGCGACGAGCCGCCGCTGTCCATCGACCTCACCTTCCACCTGCTGAGGAATATGATCCAAATGGCCAAGATGGAGAGCCAGAGGGAGCAGGCTCAGCTCAACCGCAAAGTCCTCGACGAGGTCGGGAAGTAA